In Thermococcus sp., the DNA window ACTATTATGATTTCAGAGAACTTTGAGAAATCGCTTGAGGGGCTTAGGGAGCTCGTAAACACCCTCGACGAAAACATCTCCTCTCCTACTGGATTAAGGGTGAGTATGAGGAAGCGAAGATACACAGTGAGCTCGCTAAAAAAGCTGAGGAGCTTGGGCTACCCCCTAGTTTTGTTTCGACGCTCAGAAAGCTCACTAAAGAGGACAAAGAACACGGAGAGAGCCTTAAGAGGCTGTACCTCAAGACATACGGGGAAGAACCTGGAGAAGTTGACATTACGCCCATCGAGGCATTTAGCCTTTTAAGGGCTCTCGAAAACCCGGAGAATCTGGAGTTTGTCTTCAAAATAATTATGGAAACGGGGCTAATTGCAAAAAGGCTCTATGAACGCCTCTCCTCAATAACGGAGGTTGCTGGGGTAAGGGACTTCTACACCTACCTCGCAACTATGGAGTGGACGCACTATCAGAGACTCCGCGGTGAGGCCGGGCTAATGGGGATAGACATTGGAAAGATGGAAGAAGGGTTTATGAAAAAGGGGTTACTTTGAGTCCTTTTTCTCGGCTTTGACCTTCTCTTTGGCCTTTTTCTTTTCCTCAAGCTTTCTCATTATCTCCTCGATTTTCTCCTCCTTGAGCGGAATGAACTTGTCGTCGTAGTTGTCGTAGCTCGCTAAGAGAAACTTGTCGCTCATCTGGAGCGCTCCTGTCGGGCAGACGTCAACGCACTGAGAGCAATAAACGCAACGGGCGGTCCATAGGGCCACTTTCCTGATGTCCGGTAAATAGACGAAGACTCCAGCTGGACAGACGGTAACGCACATTCTACAGCCGACGCACTTGTCAACGTTGTATTTTAGCTGTCCCCTGAAGTCCTCTGGAACGGGTACAGGTTCGGTCTTTGGAAAGAGGTTGGTCGCGGGCTTCTTGACGAGGTTCCTGAGCACCGTTGGGACGAGTATTGGCGCCCTCACATTATCACCTCCATCGCTATGAGGAGCGAGCCCACAAGCGACGCTAAGAAGACGTTCTTCCAGAGGAAGTCCACGGCCTGAGTTATTTTCAGTCTTCCTGTTACCGCTCTAAAGACACTCTCGACGACGAATAGGAGGGCGAATACTTTCAGCGTGTGGAAGAGCAGGTTCGCTATATCTGCCGAGATACCGGTGAGGTTTAAATAACCCGCTATCCCCCAGGGGAAGAATATAGCCACGACAAGGGAAGCGGCAATGTAGGCCTTTAGTGCCTTCGTCAGCTTGAGTAAGGCTAAATACCTCCCGCTGTATTCAACCAAAAGCCCCTCGGCTATCTCTTCCTCCGCGTCTGGTATATTGAAGAACCCGACCTCTATCTCGCTCGCCAGCCAGACGCAGAAGACGTAGAGTAGTATTATCGCCCCGACGAAACTCATTGGAGTTCCAATCTCCCAGATGTTGTGGATGTAAAAGATTCCCATGCTGAAGGGCTTTGGAACGCCGAGCTTTCCGAGACGCCACATTATGGCGAAGATTGCCAGCATCATCGCAGGTTCTCTTGACACCATTATCGTCGCTTCCCTGGCCGCTCCTATCTTTGCATAGGGATTGCCAGAGCTTATCGCCCCTACTATCTTAAAGAAGCTTATGAGTGCCAGGAGGTATATGAAGACTATAACGTCGCCCTTGCTAGCGAGAACCGGCGTGAAGCCCATCGGAGTGTAAGCTAAGAGCGCTATAGCTGTGGCTAGAGCCATAATGGGTGCAAGTCTAAACATGTAGTTGGCCGTGTTGGGTATTATTGTTTCCTTGCTGAGGAGCTTGAGGAAGTCGTAGAAGGGCTGTATCAGCGGTGGGCCAACGCGCCTCTGCATTCTAGCTACAAGCTTTCTGTCTATTCCCTCCCAGAGGAGCGATACGAGTGAGACGAAGCCATAAAGTCCGAGCAAACCTGCGATAGGATAAACGATTTCTCCAATAACGTCCATGTTCATCACCTCGAACAGCTCGCTCCTATCGGAGTGGGGTCGCCTTTGATATCGGGGTTTATCTCGCGCGTCTTTCTGATGGATTCCTTGAGGAGGTCTTTTTCAGTCAGGATTCTCCTCTTGCCGTTCTGTATGACCGCGACTCTGTCGGTACAGCTCAGGCATGGGTCTATTGATGCAACAGCGACCACAAAATCAGCTACTTGGTCGCCTTTAACTCCTTCAGCCACCGAGAAGAGGTTAGGGAAGGTCGGCTCCCTCGGTTTCCAGCGGAGTGGCTTGTCGCTTCCCTTCTTTCCGCGGACGTAGTGGATTAGCTCTCCCCTTGGGGCTTCATACCTGCCTATCCCCTCACCATCAACGAGGAGCTTCAGCTTGGCCACCAGTATGTTGTCCCTGGGGAAGGTCTTTATCTTCCCATCCGGCATGGCATCGAGGGCATTCTCGATGAGTTCTAAGCTCTGCCACAGCTCGCCTATCCTAACCGCCATCCTGTCGAAGACGTCTCCCCTCGGCCTCTCCCCGGTGATGTCCTGAGGCATTACGGGCTTTATCCCGAGGTCCGGATAAACGCCGAGCCTTTCGCTCCATCTCGCGTCGTCCCTTATTCCGCTTCCTCTTCCAGTTGGACCGACCGCTCCCTGCTCAAGTGCAACCCTCTTGCTTATCACAGCGGTGTCCCTGAAACGTGCTTCTATCGTCGGGTCGTGGAGAAACGCATCCTCTATCTGCGGAAAGACTTCCTTGTAGTATTTTATCATATCGAGGATTATCCGCCTCTTTTTCTCGTCTATGTCTCTTCGGACACCTCCAATGGTCACCATCGAGTAGTTGACGCGATTTCCCGCCACCGCTTCAAGCGTGTCCATGACTTTTTCTCTGGCTAGCCATGTAAGGTGGAGCAATGTGTCGTAGCCTATGTCGTGTGCCAAAACGCCGAGGTTGAGGAGGTGAGAGTGAATCCTCTCCAGCTCGCCGATGATGACTCGAATATACTCGGCCCTCTCGGGAACCTCTATTTCCCCCGCCTCCTCGACGGCCCTCGTGTAGGTGTGGTTGTGCGAGAAGGAGCAGATTCCGCACATTCTCTCTGCCAGATACATTATCTGGACGTAGTTCCTCCTCAGGGCTATCCACTGGATTCCGCGCAGGTTGTAGCCGAGCTTGACGTCAACGTCAACTATCCTCTCGCCGTCAAGGGTGAGTATGAACTTCTCGGGCTCCTCCAGACCGGGGTGAATCGGACCGAAGGGTATCTTAACCCAGTACTCGACTTTGGTCATGCCTTCTTCCCCCCTTTGAGGTAGTACGGGTGTCCTGCGTTGTGAACCATCTCCTCTGGAACACCTTTGTCGTCTAAGCGAAGAGGGTAGATTCCCTCTGGAAAGTCGTCCGGCAGGAAGAGCCTCCTTTTGTCGGGCGCTCCTTCGAAGTCTATGCCGACCATCTCCATGCCTTCCCTCTCGAACTGGAGGGCTATTGGGAAGATGTCGCTCACATCAGGGATTACAGGGTCGTCCTTGGGCGCGTGTACATCTACTAGCAGGGAAACTGCCGGTGAATCGTCGTAGTGAATCACAACATGACTAAGGAAGCCCAGCTCATCTCCCCAGTCCTGCTCGATGCCTATCGAGTAGTGGGCCTCACTGTCGAGTTCTTTGATGAATCTCATCAGTTCGCGATACTTTCCCCTGGGAATCCTCACCCAGACCCTCTGTCTCTTCCACTTGTTGGTCTTTACCTGAACTTCCGCCTCTGGAAAGCGCTCTGCTATGGCCTTCGCGACCTTCTCGGCCTTAGTGGGCTCTTTAACCTCAGTTACCTCGTTAGTGGGATTATCATTCATTCTTCACTCACCTCCATATGAGCCCTTGCTTGTGCAAGCGCCGTTCTCACTATCGTTCGAACGTCCTTGACGGATCGCGGAAAACGTTTTTCTAATCAACTGGGCACCTGAGAGAGTGAGAGGCTTCTCAACGGGCTCTTTTCCAGTGTTCACCTCTCTGAAACGCCCTTCGGGCGATATGTGCTTGTGAACCTCCAAAAATTCCCTCATTTCTCGGAACCTCCCTTTAACTTCTCGACCAGCTTCTCAAGGGCCAAAACGACCCCGTGGAGTATCGCCTCCGGTCTCGGGGGACAGCCAGGAACGTAAACGTCAACCGGAATGACGTTGCTCAGCGGTGCGTTGGTGAATGGACTTTCGTAGAAGACGCTCCCGCCGGTGGGGCAGGAGCCGACGGCTATGACTATCTTTGGCTCCGGTGTTTGCTCGTAGACCAGTTTAAGTCTCTCGAGGCTCTGGTTGGTTACCGGCCCGGTGACGAGGAGTATATCAGCGTGCCTCGGACTGCCTACGAGCTTTACCCCAAAGCGCTCGGCATCGTAACGGGGAGTTAGGGCTGCTATAATCTCTATATCACAGCCGTTGCACGAGCCGGTGTTAACGTGAAAAACCCAGGGGGATTTACCTATATAACGGCACAGCTGGGCGATTCTCTTCTCAAGCCTTTCGCGTTCCGTTGAGTTTGAACTGCTTTTAGCGGGAACGGTTATTGCCATCTCACTTCACCCCCAGATTAAGAGAACTCCCATGACGAAGGCGGTAACTATGACGAGGTAGCTCACGTAGTCGGTCAGCAGTCCGGTGTGGTCGGCCTTGAGTACAGTAAAGAAGCGTTTTAGGGCGTAAGTTAAGCCCCACATGACGTTCTTTCCCGTGTAGTAGCCCTCAAGGTGCTCAAAACCCGGGATAACCTTTTCCGGGTCCTCACCGCTGATGAATATCTTTGTTCCATCTCCAGTTTTTCTGGTTCCCATCCCTTTTTTTCTGGCCCACAGGTCGAGGAAGTAGGCAAGGATTAGGCCAATGATGAAAACGAGGACGAAGTAGAGGGCATCCCAGTAGCCGAACATTTCACGCACCTCCCAGGAGAGTGCTCACGTAGGCCAGCTGGTTCTCCAGGGTCTTTACAGCCGGAATCATTATCTTGTCGCTTATCTGCCACGGGAAGAGACCCATGACGATTATGGCGATTGTGAGTATTAGTATCGGCCAGAGCATCGTCCCCTCTGGGTCTTTGGCCTTCATAACCCTCTCACTTGGCCTTCCGAAGAAGGTGTAGAGCACTTTGACATATGCCGCGGTACAGAAGGCCGTTCCGATTATCGCTATTGCGCCGAGTATCGGGTTGAATATCGCTGAGCTCTCGTAGATGAGCCATTTGCTCGCGAAGCCGTTGAGGGGGGGCATTCCTATTATCGCGGCCGCACCGATGAGGAAGGCAAAGGTGGTTTTGGGCATAGTTTTGGCCAATCCGCTCAGTTCGTTCAAATTCCTCGTCCCGAGCTGGTGGATTACAACGCCTGCAATCAGGAAGAGGAGTGCCTTCATGAGGGCGTGGTTAAAGGTGTGGTAGATTGCTCCGGCTAAAGCTATCTCTCCTGTCTGGCTTCCGTAGGCCGCTAAACCAATCCCGAGGCCAAGGAGAATGTATCCTATCTGTCCCACCGAGGAATAAGCCAAGAGCCTCTTCATGTCCGTCTGGATTACGGCCATAGCGTTGCCGACTATCAGCGTTATACAGGCGAAGAGTATTATGAGCCATCCGACCGTCTTCGTGCTAATACTGGTTCCGTAGATGCTGAACAGAATCCTCGTGAGGGCGTAGATTCCTCCTATCTTGATGACCAGGCCGGAAAGCATAGCCGAAATCGAGCTTGGGGCAGCGGGGTGTGCATCGGCAAGCCACATGTGAACCGGGGAAGCACCGCTCTTGAAGAGAAGCCCCGCTATGAAGAGCGCTAATGCGACCTTTCCGACAACCGTCGGATTCTGGGAGAGTTTTAACGCTAGATACCCCATCGTCAGCGTTCCGTACTGGCCGTAGAGGAGCGCTATGCCGAGCAAAATCAGGGAACTCGCTATAGAGCCAACGAACATATACTTTATGCCGGCCTCAATACCTTCCCAGGTGTCGTTCCTGAAGGCAACCAGGGCGTAGCTGGCTATGCTCATTATCTCAAGGAAGACGTAGAAGTTGAAGAGGTCTCCGGTTATCGCTATGCCGAGCATTCCAAGCTCGAGGATTATGATGAGGGTGTAGTACTTATCGAGGCCGGTGTCGTGCTTCATGTAGCCGAGGGAGTAAATCACCGCCATAAATGACACGAAGGTCACTATAAGCACCATGAGGGCACCAAAGGTGTCGACCTCCCAGACTATCCTTACCGGGAAGCTAACGCCTTGGCCAAGTGGACTCTTCGCTCCAAGGGTGTATAGAACTATTTTTCCGCTCCCCCAGACGTAGTAGAAGAGCGCCGAACCTACAGCTAATGTAGCACCGCTTATGATAACGGCCCACGCTTCCCTTGCCTTCCTTCCAGCTAGACTCACTATTGGCATCGAAAACGCTCCAAAGAGGGGAATGATTATGAGGTACGGTAGAATCTCGCCGTTCATCCCCTCAACCTCCTTAGAGCTCTCACGTCAAGGGTTCCGTAGTGGCGGTAGGCGTTTATCGTCAGGGCTATTGCGAGGGAAAGCACACAGACTCCGATGACTATGCTCGTTAGAACCAGGGCCTGGGGTAAAGGCCCGACCATCGGGCTCTTCAGCGTTTCATAACCCGTGTAAATAGGAGCCGTTGGTACTTCGTTCAGCTCTATGCGGTAGCCGAGACTTATTAGGAGGAGATGGATTCCAGAGTCTATTATGTCAAGCGCTAAAATCAGCTTGATTAGGTTCCTCTTTGCCAAAAAGGCGTAGATTCCGAGGACTATGAGCAGGAACGCGGTGATGAACTGGAACTGAATCATGACTTCCACCTCCGGTAGAGTGCTATCGCGGTGAGGGCGCTAATCAATCCCGTGAAGACCTTTAATCCTACGGCCAGGTTCATTATGGGCAGAAATCCGGCCGAGAGTAGAGTCCCTGGTTTTCCGTTGAAGAAGGGTCCGTTGTGCCAGAGGGCGTTGTAGAAGAAGGCCACACCCATTCCCAGCATCGCCGCGCCGAGGAAGACGAGGCCACCTATCCCCTCCAGAGCTGAGTAAAGGCTCTTGTTGTAGTGCTTCTTCATCTCGTCGAGGCCGAACGAGACGAGGAAGAGTATCCCCGCTCCCGCTATGGTGGCACCGCCCTGAAAACCTCCTCCGGGGGTTAGGTGACCGTGCACCACTATGTAGGCACCGAAGATTCCGATGAGCGGGATTATTACCCTCGCCGAGGTCTTAACGATGAGCCCCATGTCGCCACTACATCTTGGCCTGCACGTCATGACTCGTCCCCCCTCCAGGGCCTTAGAAGTGCAACAGCCCCTGCTATGGCCGTGAAGAGAACCGTAGCTTCTCCAATTGTATCGTAGCCCCTGTAATCAAACACTATGTCCGTGACTATGTTCATACCGCCGACCTCTTTTAGACCGTGGGTAATGTAGTAGTTGTCCGTATAGCGGAGCGAAAGCCACTCCTTCCCTCCGGGACCAAAGACGAGCCCGTAGTTGGGGTTTGCTATGTAGAGGAGCACACCGAGGATGAACAGCAGTGAGAGGTAAGCTATTGTCCTCTTCACGCTTCCACCTCCCATCTCTCGGTCTTCGCTATGCCGTAAACTATCACAGCGGTAACTACTCCGGCACCAACGGCTGCCTCTGCTATAGCCACGTCAGGTGCGTGGAGCATGTAGAACTCAAGGCTGAGGAGCAGGCTCATCGCTGCCGACATCAGCGCGGCGGCCAGCAAATCTCTAAAGCGAATGGTCAGATAAGCGGTGATGAGGACGCCAAAGAGTATTATCGCCTGAATCGTCATATCAATCGTTAATGCCTTCATTCCGCTTCACCCCCGAGCTTCTCCTCGTAGGCATCGACAACCGCTCTGGCTGGCTTGTATCCGCTCAGGTGTGCCGCTTTGGCTATGGCGTGGGCACCGACCGGGTTTGTGAGGAGGAGGGCAACGAGTGCAACCAAACTGTGGAGGGCCATCTGGAGGTACTTCGGGTCACCGGTAACCTGGAGCTGGTTGAGGGCGTGGGTAACAACAGCCAGAACGGCGAATATCGTTCCGAAGGTTGTGCACTTCGTCGCTCCGTGAAGGCGAGTGTAAACGTCGGGGAAACGGTGCAGGGCAATGCTCCCCAGGATGTTGAAGGTTATCGCTATCGAAAGGAAGGCGTAAATCAGGTACTCAATCATTGCAATCCCCCCTGCAGGTAGCGGGCTATGACAAGGGTTCCGATGTAGCTCAGCAGGGCGTAAACTATGGCTATGTCAATGTAAATCGTCCTGTCGTAGGCCGCTCCAAGAAGAACCATCGTCGCAACGATCAGGGTGTTCAGGGTGTCAACTCCGACGACCCTGTCTGGAACGCTTGGGCCCAGCATAATCCTCAGTATCGTTAGAAACGATGCTATCGAGACGAGCAGGGTTGCATAGAAGAACACCGGGTCAATCATCTTCCCAACCTCCTCGCCCATTTTTCAAAGGGCCCAGAAACCGGTCCCGAGTTTTCTGGCCTTTCTAAGCCGGGGGGGATGTCAATCCAGTGGACGTAGAGAGCCTTTTCCTCTGGGCAGGCATCTATCGTCAGCGTTCCCGGGGTTAGGGTAATGGAATTGGCGAGAATCGTGTACTGGGCGTCGTTCTCAAGTTCCACTGGAACCCTGACGATTCCGGGCCTTATCTTTCCCGTTATGACGAGATAAGCAACGTGGAGGTTGGCCTTAACCATCCCCCAGAAGAGTACGGGTACGTAGACAATCCATTCAATCCACTTCACAGGGTTCAGGAAGCGGACTGATTTATCCCCAACAACGTCTCTCGTGGTGTAGCCGACTATGAGCGCGAATATCAGACCGGCTATAAGCTCTTGGGTGTTCCAAAGCAGTCCGTTAGTTCCCGCTGTTAACACGAGCCAGATGATGTAGGCGAAGACGAACGCGACTATGAAGGGCAAGCTACCACCTCCAAATTAATATTTTTGTTTACCCTCGATTAGAGCTTCTCTTTCTGACTTAAAACGCTTTTTTAAAGCTCAGTTTGGTAAAAAAAGGTAGGAAACACCTTATTGTAAACCAAAGGTTTAGGGACTTTCATGTTCTACTGTATGCAACGAAGAGCTTTAACGGTTTTCGGTGGATAAATTTGAAAAATTAGAGGTGCTTGGAAATTACCTCTGCAACTTTTATCCTCTTCTCCTCTCCATCGCCGGGCCCGTAGTAGATAGCGTTAGCAGGGCACATCTCGTGGCAGGCCGGCTTCAGTCCTTTGGCTCTTCTTTCGGCGCACATGTCGCACTTGTAGACGACCTTAACGACGGGCTCGTAGCTTATCGCCCCGAAGGGGCACACTGAGAGACACATGAGACATCCTATGCACGTTTCCTGGTTTATTATCACGGCCCCGTCTCTGTCGCGGGTAATCGCGTTCACTGGGCAGACGGCCATACAGGGCGCTTCCTCACAGTGGCGACAGTTAATGGGCACACCAACGCCATTGCTCGCGAAGACAACCCTTATGTTAGGCCTCCCGTCGTGAATGAAGTCGCACACCGCTTCGCAGGTCTCGCAACCTATGCAGGCGTTGAAATCGACGAGGAGCTTCATGCTCTCACCCCCGTAAGCCAGAGATGAATATCGCGCGCGGCGTATAGGCCGTCTCTCGTTGCCCTGCCAACAAGCGAAGGGCCAAGGACAACGTCCCCGGCCGCGAAGACTCCTTCCCTGCTCGTCATGTGCTGGGAATCAACGACGATTCTGCCCTTCCTGTCCGTCGCTATTCCGACGTTCTCTCCAAAGGGTGGTGTTGGAATT includes these proteins:
- a CDS encoding ferritin family protein, whose protein sequence is MHSELAKKAEELGLPPSFVSTLRKLTKEDKEHGESLKRLYLKTYGEEPGEVDITPIEAFSLLRALENPENLEFVFKIIMETGLIAKRLYERLSSITEVAGVRDFYTYLATMEWTHYQRLRGEAGLMGIDIGKMEEGFMKKGLL
- a CDS encoding 4Fe-4S dicluster domain-containing protein; this encodes MRAPILVPTVLRNLVKKPATNLFPKTEPVPVPEDFRGQLKYNVDKCVGCRMCVTVCPAGVFVYLPDIRKVALWTARCVYCSQCVDVCPTGALQMSDKFLLASYDNYDDKFIPLKEEKIEEIMRKLEEKKKAKEKVKAEKKDSK
- a CDS encoding respiratory chain complex I subunit 1 family protein; the encoded protein is MDVIGEIVYPIAGLLGLYGFVSLVSLLWEGIDRKLVARMQRRVGPPLIQPFYDFLKLLSKETIIPNTANYMFRLAPIMALATAIALLAYTPMGFTPVLASKGDVIVFIYLLALISFFKIVGAISSGNPYAKIGAAREATIMVSREPAMMLAIFAIMWRLGKLGVPKPFSMGIFYIHNIWEIGTPMSFVGAIILLYVFCVWLASEIEVGFFNIPDAEEEIAEGLLVEYSGRYLALLKLTKALKAYIAASLVVAIFFPWGIAGYLNLTGISADIANLLFHTLKVFALLFVVESVFRAVTGRLKITQAVDFLWKNVFLASLVGSLLIAMEVIM
- a CDS encoding nickel-dependent hydrogenase large subunit, producing MTKVEYWVKIPFGPIHPGLEEPEKFILTLDGERIVDVDVKLGYNLRGIQWIALRRNYVQIMYLAERMCGICSFSHNHTYTRAVEEAGEIEVPERAEYIRVIIGELERIHSHLLNLGVLAHDIGYDTLLHLTWLAREKVMDTLEAVAGNRVNYSMVTIGGVRRDIDEKKRRIILDMIKYYKEVFPQIEDAFLHDPTIEARFRDTAVISKRVALEQGAVGPTGRGSGIRDDARWSERLGVYPDLGIKPVMPQDITGERPRGDVFDRMAVRIGELWQSLELIENALDAMPDGKIKTFPRDNILVAKLKLLVDGEGIGRYEAPRGELIHYVRGKKGSDKPLRWKPREPTFPNLFSVAEGVKGDQVADFVVAVASIDPCLSCTDRVAVIQNGKRRILTEKDLLKESIRKTREINPDIKGDPTPIGASCSR
- a CDS encoding NADH-quinone oxidoreductase subunit C, whose protein sequence is MNDNPTNEVTEVKEPTKAEKVAKAIAERFPEAEVQVKTNKWKRQRVWVRIPRGKYRELMRFIKELDSEAHYSIGIEQDWGDELGFLSHVVIHYDDSPAVSLLVDVHAPKDDPVIPDVSDIFPIALQFEREGMEMVGIDFEGAPDKRRLFLPDDFPEGIYPLRLDDKGVPEEMVHNAGHPYYLKGGKKA
- a CDS encoding NADH-quinone oxidoreductase subunit B family protein — translated: MAITVPAKSSSNSTERERLEKRIAQLCRYIGKSPWVFHVNTGSCNGCDIEIIAALTPRYDAERFGVKLVGSPRHADILLVTGPVTNQSLERLKLVYEQTPEPKIVIAVGSCPTGGSVFYESPFTNAPLSNVIPVDVYVPGCPPRPEAILHGVVLALEKLVEKLKGGSEK
- a CDS encoding hydrogenase, yielding MFGYWDALYFVLVFIIGLILAYFLDLWARKKGMGTRKTGDGTKIFISGEDPEKVIPGFEHLEGYYTGKNVMWGLTYALKRFFTVLKADHTGLLTDYVSYLVIVTAFVMGVLLIWG
- a CDS encoding proton-conducting transporter membrane subunit translates to MNGEILPYLIIIPLFGAFSMPIVSLAGRKAREAWAVIISGATLAVGSALFYYVWGSGKIVLYTLGAKSPLGQGVSFPVRIVWEVDTFGALMVLIVTFVSFMAVIYSLGYMKHDTGLDKYYTLIIILELGMLGIAITGDLFNFYVFLEIMSIASYALVAFRNDTWEGIEAGIKYMFVGSIASSLILLGIALLYGQYGTLTMGYLALKLSQNPTVVGKVALALFIAGLLFKSGASPVHMWLADAHPAAPSSISAMLSGLVIKIGGIYALTRILFSIYGTSISTKTVGWLIILFACITLIVGNAMAVIQTDMKRLLAYSSVGQIGYILLGLGIGLAAYGSQTGEIALAGAIYHTFNHALMKALLFLIAGVVIHQLGTRNLNELSGLAKTMPKTTFAFLIGAAAIIGMPPLNGFASKWLIYESSAIFNPILGAIAIIGTAFCTAAYVKVLYTFFGRPSERVMKAKDPEGTMLWPILILTIAIIVMGLFPWQISDKIMIPAVKTLENQLAYVSTLLGGA
- a CDS encoding NADH-quinone oxidoreductase subunit K, whose amino-acid sequence is MIQFQFITAFLLIVLGIYAFLAKRNLIKLILALDIIDSGIHLLLISLGYRIELNEVPTAPIYTGYETLKSPMVGPLPQALVLTSIVIGVCVLSLAIALTINAYRHYGTLDVRALRRLRG
- a CDS encoding Na(+)/H(+) antiporter subunit B; translated protein: MTCRPRCSGDMGLIVKTSARVIIPLIGIFGAYIVVHGHLTPGGGFQGGATIAGAGILFLVSFGLDEMKKHYNKSLYSALEGIGGLVFLGAAMLGMGVAFFYNALWHNGPFFNGKPGTLLSAGFLPIMNLAVGLKVFTGLISALTAIALYRRWKS
- the mbhE gene encoding hydrogen gas-evolving membrane-bound hydrogenase subunit E — its product is MKRTIAYLSLLFILGVLLYIANPNYGLVFGPGGKEWLSLRYTDNYYITHGLKEVGGMNIVTDIVFDYRGYDTIGEATVLFTAIAGAVALLRPWRGDES
- a CDS encoding DUF4040 domain-containing protein, whose product is MKALTIDMTIQAIILFGVLITAYLTIRFRDLLAAALMSAAMSLLLSLEFYMLHAPDVAIAEAAVGAGVVTAVIVYGIAKTERWEVEA
- the mnhG gene encoding monovalent cation/H(+) antiporter subunit G — protein: MIEYLIYAFLSIAITFNILGSIALHRFPDVYTRLHGATKCTTFGTIFAVLAVVTHALNQLQVTGDPKYLQMALHSLVALVALLLTNPVGAHAIAKAAHLSGYKPARAVVDAYEEKLGGEAE
- a CDS encoding cation:proton antiporter; this encodes MIDPVFFYATLLVSIASFLTILRIMLGPSVPDRVVGVDTLNTLIVATMVLLGAAYDRTIYIDIAIVYALLSYIGTLVIARYLQGGLQ
- a CDS encoding monovalent cation/H+ antiporter subunit E, producing MPFIVAFVFAYIIWLVLTAGTNGLLWNTQELIAGLIFALIVGYTTRDVVGDKSVRFLNPVKWIEWIVYVPVLFWGMVKANLHVAYLVITGKIRPGIVRVPVELENDAQYTILANSITLTPGTLTIDACPEEKALYVHWIDIPPGLERPENSGPVSGPFEKWARRLGR
- a CDS encoding 4Fe-4S dicluster domain-containing protein — protein: MKLLVDFNACIGCETCEAVCDFIHDGRPNIRVVFASNGVGVPINCRHCEEAPCMAVCPVNAITRDRDGAVIINQETCIGCLMCLSVCPFGAISYEPVVKVVYKCDMCAERRAKGLKPACHEMCPANAIYYGPGDGEEKRIKVAEVISKHL